From one Butyricimonas faecihominis genomic stretch:
- a CDS encoding SIMPL domain-containing protein codes for MMKKTVLLLVLFLGTLALGMAQSKENDFLEQPYIEVTGTAMMEVVPDEIYVKIILREKDQRGKTELEQQEKKLFQTLQKVGIDVKKDLAVRNMAGNRYKLKSGAMKLRKEYVLLLHDVNALDRVFAGLEQMGGVEAEVERVDHSQIEKLRREVKEDAIKVAKEKATGLAAAIGQSIKEAIYIREEHWGGMAAQYMSNVALDAGRGSADAGVDFEKIKLQGTVLVRFKLWYK; via the coding sequence ATGATGAAAAAGACAGTTTTGTTGCTCGTGTTATTTTTAGGAACACTGGCTTTGGGGATGGCTCAAAGTAAAGAAAACGATTTTTTGGAGCAGCCTTATATCGAGGTAACAGGGACGGCCATGATGGAAGTGGTCCCGGATGAAATTTACGTGAAAATCATATTGAGGGAAAAGGATCAAAGGGGGAAGACGGAGTTGGAGCAACAGGAGAAAAAGTTGTTCCAAACGTTGCAAAAAGTAGGGATTGATGTGAAGAAGGATTTAGCCGTGAGGAATATGGCTGGGAATCGCTATAAATTGAAAAGCGGGGCTATGAAGTTGAGAAAAGAGTACGTTTTGTTGTTGCATGATGTTAATGCGCTGGATCGTGTTTTTGCGGGATTGGAACAGATGGGTGGCGTGGAGGCCGAAGTGGAACGGGTGGATCATTCACAGATTGAGAAATTGCGTCGGGAGGTTAAGGAGGATGCGATAAAGGTGGCAAAGGAAAAAGCGACGGGCTTAGCCGCGGCGATCGGTCAGAGTATAAAAGAGGCTATTTATATCAGGGAAGAGCATTGGGGAGGGATGGCTGCCCAATATATGTCGAACGTGGCTCTTGATGCCGGTCGGGGAAGTGCCGATGCCGGAGTGGATTTTGAGAAGATCAAGTTACAGGGGACTGTTCTGGTTCGGTTTAAGTTATGGTATAAATAG
- a CDS encoding flavin reductase family protein: MKHNWKPGNMIYPLPAVLVSCGSEPSEYNVLTVAWVGTLCTNPPMCYISVRPERYSYPILQKNGEFVINLTTKDMAYATDWCGVRSGKDYNKFEEMKLTPGKAEVVKAPIIEESPVSIECRVKEIIPLGSHHVFIADVVNVQADDRYLDKDSGKFELANADPLVYLHGGYFELGEKIGKFGWSVEKKRKKK, from the coding sequence ATGAAACATAACTGGAAACCGGGAAATATGATTTATCCTTTACCCGCCGTGTTGGTGAGTTGCGGGAGTGAACCGAGTGAATATAACGTGTTGACGGTAGCATGGGTGGGAACGTTGTGTACGAATCCACCGATGTGTTATATTTCGGTGCGGCCGGAACGATATTCGTACCCGATTCTTCAGAAGAACGGGGAGTTCGTGATTAACTTGACCACGAAGGATATGGCGTATGCCACGGATTGGTGTGGGGTACGTTCCGGGAAGGATTATAATAAATTTGAAGAGATGAAGTTGACGCCGGGAAAGGCAGAGGTGGTGAAGGCCCCGATTATTGAGGAGTCGCCGGTGTCGATCGAGTGCCGGGTGAAGGAGATCATTCCTTTGGGGTCACATCACGTGTTCATTGCCGACGTGGTGAACGTGCAGGCGGACGATCGTTATCTGGATAAGGATAGCGGGAAGTTTGAGTTGGCGAATGCTGATCCTTTGGTATATCTGCATGGTGGATATTTTGAATTGGGAGAAAAAATTGGTAAATTCGGGTGGTCTGTGGAGAAGAAAAGGAAAAAGAAGTAA
- a CDS encoding RagB/SusD family nutrient uptake outer membrane protein: MKTGVYIMMFALLLTGCNDFLKETSQDEVRPSTVSDLEQILVGEAYLSDYNIYNITDIFTDNMECYGVQNEKMQGIFDGLKWRYTWDDDMFAKAGGGNLPIFWEVPYKGIGGCNVVLDHLDKMYGKTDLRENLRGEALVLRAWYYFQLVNLYGFPYNYGDPKQNLGVPLKLNSSVKDEKFTRNTVAEVYEQIEKDLLKGCKLLKDHEVEKEYFRIGYIATQAILSRVYLYMENWDKALAYADSVLQVKSALLDLNQFGIRDPYDNVFESVYSPVSSDEIIWARMYSGTSVGSILGSQYKYPFALSQEFIEVLGASYDACLDETLKDLRGVLFVSWGYDSKNYETPCYPHAAVKDRDFGMYQGIRTAELYLNRAEACARKFQKEGIDSYRVQALTDLNELRRHRMNNAFEYETVEITDAQLLLDFCLLERRKELSGETNHRWFDLKRFGMTELTHSFFGDPTETKSEYKLEKEGYLLPIPEEAIRLNTDLEQNKRKVSK, translated from the coding sequence ATGAAAACAGGAGTATATATAATGATGTTTGCTCTGTTACTGACAGGATGTAATGATTTCCTGAAAGAAACTAGTCAAGATGAGGTCCGTCCTTCCACGGTGAGCGATCTGGAACAGATTCTGGTGGGAGAGGCTTATCTGAGTGATTATAATATTTATAATATAACGGATATTTTTACCGACAACATGGAATGTTACGGGGTACAAAATGAAAAAATGCAAGGGATTTTTGATGGATTAAAATGGCGTTATACTTGGGATGATGATATGTTTGCGAAAGCCGGTGGCGGTAATTTACCTATTTTTTGGGAAGTTCCTTACAAGGGGATCGGGGGATGTAACGTGGTGCTGGATCATTTGGATAAAATGTATGGAAAGACTGATTTGCGGGAGAATCTCCGGGGGGAGGCTCTCGTGTTGCGAGCATGGTATTATTTCCAGTTGGTGAACCTTTACGGGTTCCCTTACAATTATGGTGATCCAAAACAGAATCTTGGAGTACCTTTAAAATTGAATTCTAGTGTTAAAGATGAAAAATTTACTCGTAATACAGTTGCGGAGGTTTATGAACAAATCGAAAAGGATCTTTTGAAAGGATGTAAATTGCTAAAAGATCATGAAGTTGAAAAGGAATATTTTCGGATCGGGTATATAGCAACACAAGCAATATTATCACGGGTTTATCTTTATATGGAGAATTGGGATAAGGCGTTGGCTTACGCGGACTCGGTGTTACAAGTGAAATCGGCTTTACTGGATTTAAATCAATTTGGTATACGCGATCCTTATGATAATGTTTTCGAGAGCGTATATAGCCCCGTGAGTTCCGATGAGATCATTTGGGCTCGAATGTATAGTGGTACGAGTGTCGGTAGTATTTTAGGATCACAATATAAATATCCTTTTGCTTTATCGCAAGAATTTATAGAAGTACTGGGTGCCTCTTATGATGCCTGTCTGGATGAAACATTAAAGGATTTGAGAGGAGTACTGTTTGTCTCATGGGGGTATGATTCCAAGAATTACGAGACCCCTTGTTATCCTCATGCAGCCGTGAAGGATCGGGATTTCGGGATGTATCAGGGAATTCGCACGGCAGAGTTGTATCTGAATCGTGCAGAGGCTTGTGCCAGAAAGTTTCAGAAGGAAGGAATAGATAGCTATCGTGTACAGGCGTTGACAGATTTGAACGAGCTGAGGCGTCACAGGATGAATAATGCTTTCGAATATGAAACGGTGGAGATCACGGATGCGCAATTGTTACTTGATTTTTGTCTGTTGGAACGTCGTAAGGAGTTGAGCGGAGAGACCAATCATCGTTGGTTTGATCTGAAACGTTTCGGGATGACAGAGTTGACACATTCTTTCTTCGGTGATCCAACGGAAACGAAGTCGGAATATAAACTTGAGAAGGAAGGGTATCTGTTGCCCATCCCGGAGGAGGCGATTCGTTTAAACACGGACTTGGAACAAAATAAAAGGAAGGTTAGTAAATAA
- a CDS encoding SusC/RagA family TonB-linked outer membrane protein, whose product MKKESIFPLFRGWKLREKVKSCTCFRYAFALCLICMTSLVFAQEKKLSYKWEEKSLSDVLNTLEKVGVYKFVFNYDDVKLYKVTAEVKEKSIPEILDVVLQDIPLAYKVSGEYVLIRKKDDVSPRWRWITGKVVDENNTPLPGVTVMIKELKIGGTTSVDGTYRVGLPEEMKQFTIVFSFVGMETKEIVYKGKEVVNVVLKESTEVVDEVVVTGYQVLREKGMAGAYSKIKGEDLNFTGTETLEQLLQGMLPGVMVMNQSGLTGMRQKVRVRGTSTIMGNADPVWVVDGIIQEDNVPFEMNQFTTIDQENLDMMKDFIGGAISWLNPNDIEDITVLKDASATAIYGVKAANGVIVITTKKGESGRLTLNYSGNFSTSVRMNYKKLELMNSKQRVDLSREAYLRGARIPTETVGYGGLVLAYERGEINGEQFNSAAKKLETMNTDWFDILYRTPFSQNHNISFSGGNENSTYRASFGFSDQQNTARGNGQTSYSANLNVTSTFWKQLTISTSLSGGYTETTAFAEGVDPFGYAFRTSRVIPCYDGEELFYYKDGGYNYNILNELANSGNENTTSNLNIDVNARWIITENLTLSLLLGGATSTSSARMWFTERSRYIAGLRGYEFGEYSVLDKPFQDSKLPFGGKLVEVNNRNFNYTMRGQVEYVKLSGAHTFNVMAGVEVRSNQYDGSSQTNWGYQPDRGMSVVDVPIETPSGIINDAYARTKPAITNELSNYFSYFVSGGYMYDNRYSINLSMRGDMSNRFGQDTKHRFQPVWSLGLRWNVTDEHWLQGQDILSNLAITASLGYQGNVAEGVSPDLIARMEPIQKTTGEYQMKIVKRPTPDLKWEKTLSSNIGVDLSFFKNRINGVFNYYYKKTTDLITQREVPLENGVRSMYINSGDLTNKGWELSLSVVPVRTKNFMWSIGTSFSHNNNKIKSQLETTQSWEEATAGTYQKEGYPVGSFWAFHFTGLNPENGGPMFDLSNANTNAAKDDVTEYMVYMGTIEPRTTLGLNMMFRWKRFSLPLTIYLSRGNKTFLTTPYTKSYEMPSEFNNASTELLKRWRQPGDEKHTKIPSIPVRENCEDVYPFGNDNGIAPYKMWELSDIRVVNTWFIRFNNFSFSYDLPERWISSFAQSVIISFSATNPLQIKSKDFKGRDPEVALGKQPRPQNFSFGINVSF is encoded by the coding sequence ATGAAAAAAGAATCGATTTTTCCTCTTTTTAGAGGATGGAAATTACGAGAGAAGGTGAAGAGTTGCACGTGCTTTCGTTATGCTTTCGCTTTGTGTTTAATCTGCATGACCTCCTTGGTATTTGCCCAAGAGAAAAAATTGAGTTACAAATGGGAGGAGAAATCTTTATCGGATGTGCTGAATACGCTGGAAAAAGTCGGGGTGTATAAGTTCGTGTTTAATTATGATGATGTCAAGTTGTACAAGGTTACCGCGGAGGTGAAGGAAAAAAGTATTCCGGAGATTCTGGATGTCGTGTTACAGGACATCCCGTTGGCGTATAAGGTTTCGGGGGAATACGTGTTGATACGTAAAAAGGATGATGTTTCACCCCGGTGGAGATGGATCACGGGGAAAGTGGTTGACGAGAATAACACCCCGCTACCGGGTGTGACTGTTATGATAAAGGAATTAAAGATCGGGGGGACGACAAGCGTGGATGGAACCTATCGTGTCGGGCTACCCGAGGAAATGAAACAGTTTACGATTGTTTTTTCTTTTGTGGGCATGGAAACAAAAGAGATTGTTTATAAGGGGAAAGAGGTGGTAAACGTGGTGTTGAAGGAATCGACGGAGGTGGTAGATGAAGTTGTCGTAACCGGTTATCAGGTGTTGAGAGAGAAAGGAATGGCTGGTGCTTATTCCAAGATAAAAGGGGAGGATTTGAATTTTACGGGAACGGAGACGTTGGAACAGCTATTGCAAGGAATGTTACCCGGGGTGATGGTGATGAACCAGAGCGGGTTGACGGGGATGCGTCAGAAAGTGCGGGTGAGAGGTACTTCCACGATTATGGGAAATGCCGATCCTGTGTGGGTAGTGGATGGAATTATTCAGGAGGATAACGTTCCTTTCGAGATGAATCAATTTACGACCATTGATCAAGAGAACCTAGATATGATGAAGGATTTTATCGGAGGTGCAATTTCGTGGTTGAACCCGAACGATATAGAGGATATAACTGTTTTGAAGGATGCTTCAGCCACGGCTATTTACGGGGTAAAAGCGGCGAACGGGGTGATCGTGATCACGACGAAAAAAGGGGAGTCTGGACGGTTGACCTTGAATTATTCCGGTAATTTTTCGACGAGCGTGAGAATGAATTATAAAAAGTTGGAATTGATGAATTCGAAACAGCGAGTGGATTTATCCCGGGAAGCGTATCTGCGTGGAGCTAGGATTCCAACCGAGACCGTGGGTTACGGGGGATTGGTGTTAGCTTACGAACGAGGGGAGATTAACGGGGAACAATTTAACTCGGCAGCGAAGAAGTTGGAGACAATGAATACAGATTGGTTTGATATCCTTTATCGTACTCCTTTTAGTCAAAATCATAATATTAGTTTTTCCGGAGGAAATGAGAATTCTACTTACAGGGCTTCATTCGGATTCTCCGACCAGCAAAACACGGCCAGAGGGAATGGACAAACTTCTTATTCTGCGAACTTGAACGTGACTTCGACCTTTTGGAAACAATTGACTATTTCTACGTCTTTATCGGGAGGCTATACGGAAACAACAGCGTTTGCGGAAGGAGTTGATCCATTTGGATATGCTTTTAGGACCAGTCGTGTGATTCCTTGTTATGATGGAGAAGAGTTGTTTTATTACAAGGACGGCGGATATAATTACAATATACTAAATGAATTGGCGAATTCTGGAAACGAGAATACCACGAGTAATTTGAATATTGACGTAAATGCTCGTTGGATAATAACAGAGAATTTGACGTTATCGTTGTTATTGGGAGGTGCGACCAGTACATCCAGTGCGCGGATGTGGTTCACGGAACGCTCAAGATACATCGCCGGACTTCGGGGTTATGAATTCGGAGAGTATAGTGTGCTGGATAAGCCATTCCAAGATTCAAAATTGCCTTTCGGAGGAAAGCTCGTTGAGGTAAACAACCGGAATTTTAATTACACGATGCGGGGACAAGTGGAGTATGTAAAATTATCCGGGGCCCATACCTTTAATGTGATGGCCGGGGTGGAGGTCAGGAGTAATCAATATGACGGTTCTTCCCAAACAAATTGGGGCTATCAGCCCGATCGAGGAATGAGTGTTGTTGACGTGCCAATAGAAACACCGAGCGGGATTATCAATGATGCGTATGCCCGAACAAAACCGGCAATCACGAATGAGTTGTCTAATTATTTCTCTTATTTTGTTTCGGGGGGATATATGTATGATAATCGTTACTCCATTAATCTCTCGATGCGGGGGGATATGTCTAACCGTTTCGGACAAGATACGAAACATCGTTTTCAACCGGTGTGGTCTCTTGGATTACGTTGGAATGTCACGGATGAGCATTGGTTACAAGGGCAGGATATATTGAGTAATCTCGCTATTACGGCTTCTTTGGGTTATCAGGGGAACGTGGCGGAAGGGGTTAGTCCGGATTTGATTGCCCGCATGGAGCCGATCCAGAAAACAACGGGAGAGTACCAGATGAAAATCGTGAAACGTCCGACACCCGATCTAAAATGGGAAAAAACGTTGTCTTCTAATATAGGAGTTGATCTTAGTTTCTTTAAAAACAGAATCAATGGAGTTTTTAATTATTACTACAAGAAAACGACGGATTTGATTACCCAAAGGGAAGTACCGTTAGAAAATGGAGTTAGAAGTATGTATATTAATAGCGGGGATTTAACAAATAAAGGATGGGAATTAAGTTTGAGCGTGGTTCCCGTGCGGACGAAGAATTTTATGTGGAGTATCGGAACCAGTTTCTCGCATAATAACAATAAAATTAAGTCGCAATTGGAGACAACGCAATCGTGGGAAGAGGCAACTGCGGGTACATATCAAAAAGAGGGTTATCCGGTGGGTAGTTTCTGGGCTTTCCATTTTACAGGACTGAATCCGGAGAATGGCGGACCGATGTTTGATCTTTCGAATGCGAACACGAATGCCGCAAAGGATGATGTGACGGAATACATGGTTTACATGGGAACGATTGAACCTCGTACTACGCTGGGATTGAACATGATGTTCCGGTGGAAACGTTTCTCGTTACCTCTTACCATATACCTTAGCCGGGGAAATAAGACATTCCTGACAACTCCTTACACGAAGTCTTATGAAATGCCGAGCGAGTTTAACAATGCTTCCACGGAATTGCTGAAGCGCTGGCGACAACCCGGAGATGAGAAGCATACAAAAATACCGTCGATTCCGGTACGGGAGAATTGCGAGGATGTGTATCCGTTTGGTAATGATAACGGGATAGCTCCTTATAAAATGTGGGAACTCTCGGATATTCGGGTTGTAAATACTTGGTTCATTCGTTTTAATAATTTCTCTTTTAGTTATGATTTGCCGGAAAGATGGATTTCGAGTTTTGCACAAAGTGTGATTATCTCTTTCTCAGCAACAAACCCGTTGCAAATCAAGAGTAAGGATTTCAAGGGAAGAGATCCGGAGGTGGCCTTGGGAAAACAGCCTAGACCCCAGAATTTCTCTTTCGGAATTAACGTGAGTTTTTAA
- a CDS encoding Gldg family protein: protein MRAIYKIARLELSNLFYSPVAWLLIVILVFMMGSMFTKFFEGVAQYKELDGDAMFYAMSEQIFYGDEGIWKTVKLMLFFIMPLLTMGMISQEFNRGSIKLLFSSPISSRQIILGKYLGMMLYGLTIMGVLMFYVLIAWGLVDSFEWQAVLTGLLGLFLLLGFYAALGLFMSTLTTYQIVAALGMLVMLAFLGVISEVGQEYAFVREVTYWLAIGNRTNNFIKGLIGSEDVLYFVILSCMFLEFAILKMQLKRERCSFLNKTVRYLGVFMIAMLLGYFTSRPVLKFYHDSTFNKINTLTQASQDIVSKLDGGLTITTYVNLMDMNYSINHKRITRDMARYERFVRFKPEMKLKYVFYYYMDTTSRAFNYYFRGKTWKDAVEDQAKLRNARLGRFLTIDEVQKEIDLSDEGYRFVSLIERENGEKTFLRTFYDSRKLPSEIEISAALKRVAMKLPRVGFVSDHGARSVSGDRNRDYSYMMAEKTNRQALINQGFDIEKVYLGRNERGLDSLDVLVVAEPLEPFSEVELDALKRYIESGRNLIVAGKPKTDMYLQPVMDMLGVHFEEGILVQHPKDDYPVNLLSCRATLEAGKISRFFKRSCEIDDNFTMPGAAALKVVENKGFKTIPVLISRDSACWNERQTIDFVNEVPCLDPCMGEQVGVKTIMLALNRECHGRDQRIIVVGDADCFSMGELSALRRNLPSSNRVLIDAMFDWLSYEELPVNTVRPGKIDNNFTLSYEAASAMTIALKWILPALILAFGVVVLIRRKGK, encoded by the coding sequence ATGAGAGCAATATATAAAATAGCCCGGTTAGAGTTGTCCAATCTTTTTTATTCACCCGTGGCGTGGTTGTTAATTGTTATTTTGGTATTTATGATGGGGTCTATGTTCACGAAGTTTTTCGAAGGGGTTGCCCAATACAAGGAACTTGACGGGGATGCCATGTTTTATGCCATGTCGGAACAGATCTTTTATGGAGATGAAGGTATTTGGAAAACGGTGAAATTAATGTTATTTTTTATCATGCCTTTGTTGACGATGGGAATGATTAGTCAGGAGTTTAACAGGGGATCTATCAAGTTACTTTTTTCTTCTCCTATTTCGAGTCGACAGATCATTCTCGGTAAATATCTCGGAATGATGCTTTACGGCTTGACTATAATGGGCGTTTTGATGTTTTACGTGTTGATTGCGTGGGGGTTGGTGGATTCTTTTGAATGGCAGGCTGTTTTGACCGGGTTACTGGGATTGTTTTTGTTGTTGGGATTTTACGCGGCTCTCGGACTTTTTATGTCGACCTTGACAACTTATCAAATCGTGGCGGCACTTGGTATGTTGGTGATGCTTGCATTTTTGGGAGTTATATCTGAGGTGGGACAGGAGTATGCTTTCGTGCGGGAAGTTACTTATTGGTTGGCCATTGGAAACCGGACGAATAATTTTATCAAGGGGTTGATTGGTAGCGAGGATGTACTTTATTTTGTCATATTGAGTTGTATGTTCCTTGAATTTGCCATTTTGAAGATGCAGTTGAAGAGGGAACGTTGTTCATTTCTCAATAAGACAGTGCGTTATTTGGGTGTTTTTATGATTGCTATGTTGTTGGGCTATTTCACTTCTCGCCCGGTGTTAAAGTTTTATCATGATTCCACGTTTAACAAGATAAACACGCTGACTCAAGCAAGTCAGGATATTGTTTCCAAGTTGGATGGCGGGTTGACCATCACGACGTATGTTAATCTGATGGATATGAATTATAGTATCAATCATAAACGGATTACGAGGGATATGGCCCGTTACGAACGATTTGTTCGTTTTAAGCCGGAAATGAAGTTGAAATATGTATTTTATTATTACATGGACACGACAAGTCGGGCATTTAATTATTATTTTCGTGGTAAAACGTGGAAGGATGCGGTGGAAGATCAAGCAAAACTTCGAAATGCGAGATTAGGACGTTTTTTGACAATCGATGAAGTTCAAAAGGAGATTGATCTTTCGGACGAGGGGTATCGTTTTGTCAGTTTGATTGAGCGGGAGAATGGGGAAAAGACTTTTTTACGGACATTTTATGACTCCCGGAAACTCCCGTCTGAAATTGAGATTTCGGCAGCCTTGAAACGTGTTGCCATGAAATTACCCCGGGTCGGGTTTGTTTCTGATCATGGAGCCCGTTCTGTTTCCGGAGATCGTAATCGGGATTACTCTTATATGATGGCAGAGAAAACGAATCGACAGGCATTGATTAATCAAGGGTTTGATATAGAGAAGGTTTATCTTGGAAGGAACGAGCGTGGATTGGATAGTCTGGACGTGTTGGTTGTTGCAGAGCCTTTAGAACCATTTTCTGAAGTAGAGTTAGATGCATTGAAACGATATATCGAGAGTGGCCGAAATTTGATTGTTGCCGGAAAACCGAAAACGGATATGTATTTACAACCGGTTATGGATATGTTGGGAGTACACTTCGAAGAAGGAATTTTGGTACAACATCCAAAAGATGATTATCCCGTCAATTTATTATCGTGTCGTGCGACACTGGAGGCTGGAAAAATATCTCGTTTCTTTAAGCGGTCGTGTGAGATAGATGATAATTTTACGATGCCCGGAGCTGCCGCATTGAAGGTTGTTGAAAATAAAGGGTTTAAAACGATACCAGTGTTAATAAGTCGGGATTCCGCTTGTTGGAACGAGAGACAGACGATTGATTTCGTGAATGAAGTTCCTTGTTTGGATCCATGTATGGGAGAGCAGGTAGGGGTAAAAACAATCATGCTGGCCTTAAACCGGGAATGTCATGGTCGGGATCAACGAATTATCGTGGTTGGTGATGCCGATTGTTTCAGTATGGGTGAGTTGTCCGCTTTAAGACGAAATTTGCCTTCGTCAAATAGAGTGTTGATTGATGCCATGTTTGACTGGCTATCGTACGAGGAGTTACCCGTGAATACGGTGCGCCCGGGGAAAATAGATAATAATTTCACTCTTAGTTATGAGGCGGCTTCAGCTATGACAATCGCTTTGAAGTGGATTCTTCCTGCATTGATTTTGGCGTTTGGAGTTGTTGTATTGATTCGTAGAAAAGGGAAATAA
- a CDS encoding TlpA disulfide reductase family protein: protein MKKVALFIVLICSMIACRTRDFRIAGFYEGSQECKIVLFTRTNGSVDTLAFADVINGRFELRGRVDGAKVVCLEVVKAWSDEVKTSKDFILENKDYMAYLSFQKDHCDIVENTDARILASEFYRNEKQLVDGKEFLFKVYLEATEVERDSVGIQFLKLIDEYEAKETELVGANPNLNASAGAIVRGIVNYELRTRQFDYALGSEIPSLELEIRGWEMIKERYGLLGGQAKVWFQERGFEERLAKVEGEMWMIRQAVATSEGQIAPDFMLNTPEGDSFSLYGVKSKLKLIDFWASYCGPCRVENAHVMALYHEFHSKGFEVISISSDTRVKDWMRAIAEDQLVWKYHGMISSGEESVAKMYGVSSIPCTILVDENNRIIARNWRMERLKQKITECLK, encoded by the coding sequence ATGAAAAAGGTTGCTTTGTTTATTGTATTGATTTGTAGTATGATAGCTTGTCGTACACGAGATTTTCGTATTGCTGGCTTTTATGAGGGTTCGCAAGAGTGTAAGATTGTGTTGTTTACGAGAACTAACGGGAGCGTGGATACTTTAGCTTTTGCGGATGTGATAAATGGACGTTTCGAGTTGAGGGGAAGAGTGGATGGTGCAAAAGTTGTTTGTTTGGAGGTGGTGAAAGCGTGGAGTGATGAGGTGAAAACAAGTAAAGATTTTATTTTGGAGAATAAAGATTACATGGCGTATTTGAGTTTTCAAAAGGACCATTGTGATATTGTTGAGAATACGGATGCTCGGATTTTAGCGAGTGAATTTTATCGGAATGAAAAACAGTTGGTGGATGGGAAAGAGTTTTTGTTTAAGGTGTATTTGGAGGCTACAGAGGTTGAACGGGATTCTGTAGGAATACAATTTCTGAAACTTATAGATGAGTACGAGGCGAAGGAAACGGAATTAGTAGGAGCAAATCCTAATTTGAATGCTTCTGCCGGAGCTATAGTCAGGGGTATTGTGAATTATGAGCTACGTACACGCCAATTTGACTATGCTTTGGGTTCTGAGATCCCTTCGTTGGAATTGGAGATAAGGGGATGGGAGATGATAAAAGAAAGGTATGGTTTACTTGGAGGTCAGGCTAAGGTATGGTTCCAAGAAAGAGGCTTTGAGGAGCGATTGGCTAAGGTGGAAGGTGAGATGTGGATGATCCGTCAGGCTGTTGCGACTTCGGAAGGGCAGATTGCTCCTGATTTCATGTTGAATACTCCGGAAGGGGATTCTTTTTCTCTTTATGGAGTGAAGAGTAAATTGAAGTTAATAGATTTTTGGGCCTCTTATTGTGGACCATGTCGGGTTGAAAATGCTCACGTGATGGCTCTTTATCATGAATTTCATTCAAAAGGTTTTGAGGTGATTAGTATTTCATCGGATACGAGGGTAAAGGATTGGATGAGGGCCATTGCAGAGGATCAGTTGGTTTGGAAATATCATGGAATGATTTCTTCCGGTGAAGAGTCGGTCGCTAAGATGTATGGTGTTTCTTCAATTCCTTGTACGATTTTAGTGGATGAGAATAATCGGATCATCGCAAGAAACTGGAGGATGGAAAGATTAAAACAAAAGATCACGGAGTGTTTGAAATAA
- a CDS encoding ABC transporter ATP-binding protein produces MENPIVKVEHLYHRYATQWAIEDISFEIDHVGVVGLLGSNGAGKSTTMNIICGVLKQTSGEVYINGVNSLKDPIAARKNIGFLPQKPPLYPDLTVDEYLRFCAEMRLVDPKKINRAVEETEERCGISHFKGRLLRNLSGGYQQRVSIAQAIIHDPKFVVLDEPTNGLDPNQILEVRHLIRGIAEERTVMLSTHILSEIQATCNSIIMIEHGRIVFSGSVEEFDSCIEPSSLFATFDFPPLPEEVTRIEGIRNVEVVGAHGLRMWYNGDRDVVKTVVRESVAHGWELTEIRSEKSSMEEVFAKLSGKSK; encoded by the coding sequence ATGGAAAATCCAATTGTTAAGGTAGAACATTTGTACCATCGTTATGCGACACAATGGGCAATCGAGGATATTAGTTTCGAGATTGATCACGTCGGGGTTGTCGGGTTGCTGGGATCGAACGGGGCCGGGAAGTCAACCACGATGAATATTATTTGCGGGGTGTTAAAGCAGACAAGTGGGGAAGTGTATATAAACGGAGTCAATTCGTTAAAGGATCCGATTGCAGCTCGGAAGAATATCGGTTTTTTACCACAGAAACCTCCTCTTTATCCGGATCTGACGGTGGATGAGTATTTGCGTTTTTGTGCGGAAATGCGTTTGGTGGATCCGAAAAAAATTAATCGGGCAGTGGAGGAAACCGAGGAACGTTGTGGTATTTCGCATTTTAAGGGGCGTTTGTTACGAAATTTGTCTGGGGGATACCAACAACGGGTAAGTATTGCTCAAGCAATTATTCATGATCCGAAGTTCGTGGTTCTTGATGAACCGACGAATGGATTGGATCCTAACCAGATTTTGGAGGTGCGTCATTTGATTCGCGGTATTGCGGAGGAACGTACCGTGATGTTGTCTACTCATATCCTTTCCGAGATACAGGCAACCTGTAATTCAATTATTATGATCGAACATGGGCGTATTGTTTTTTCCGGGAGCGTGGAAGAGTTTGATAGTTGCATCGAGCCATCCTCTTTATTTGCCACGTTTGATTTTCCGCCATTACCGGAAGAGGTGACGAGGATTGAGGGAATTCGAAACGTGGAGGTCGTGGGGGCACACGGGTTACGAATGTGGTATAATGGTGATCGGGATGTCGTGAAAACGGTAGTTCGGGAGAGCGTGGCACACGGATGGGAATTAACGGAAATTCGTTCAGAAAAGAGTTCCATGGAGGAGGTTTTCGCCAAGTTATCAGGTAAGAGTAAATAA